In Microbulbifer celer, a single window of DNA contains:
- the lptA gene encoding lipopolysaccharide transport periplasmic protein LptA, with protein MKPIESALPLKLALGTALLVSALLGNPALALPGDRQQPVKVSADKLEANRSQNLSVYIGNVVITQGSMQIRADRVEVHGNPEGEINKVIATGKPAHFQQQVKESTSPVKARAQKIEFMVGKDSLLLTGQAHVDRDGNTLTAERIDYDLNSEQMQAQGRSEKERVEMIWKPESKPQPDNNQ; from the coding sequence ATGAAACCCATTGAATCCGCCCTCCCTCTGAAGCTGGCGCTGGGCACTGCCCTGCTGGTCTCTGCTCTACTCGGCAACCCCGCGCTGGCGCTACCTGGCGACCGCCAACAGCCGGTCAAGGTGTCGGCGGATAAACTCGAAGCCAATCGCAGTCAAAACCTGTCGGTCTATATCGGCAATGTGGTCATCACCCAGGGCTCCATGCAGATTCGCGCGGACCGGGTGGAAGTGCACGGCAACCCGGAAGGAGAGATCAACAAGGTAATCGCCACCGGCAAGCCAGCCCACTTCCAGCAGCAAGTGAAAGAGAGCACCAGCCCGGTAAAAGCCCGCGCACAGAAAATTGAATTCATGGTGGGCAAGGATTCCCTACTACTGACCGGCCAGGCCCATGTGGATCGCGATGGCAACACCCTGACCGCTGAACGGATCGATTATGACCTCAACAGTGAACAGATGCAGGCCCAGGGACGCTCGGAAAAAGAGCGGGTAGAAATGATCTGGAAACCGGAGTCCAAGCCGCAACCAGACAACAATCAATAA
- the lptB gene encoding LPS export ABC transporter ATP-binding protein, with protein MPTLRALHLAKQYKKRKVVQDVSVSVTSGQVVGLLGPNGAGKTTCFYMIAGLVQADAGQVLIDGEDITSLSMHGRARKGIGYLPQEASVFRRLSVQDNILAILETRKDLNRSQRQEQLEALLKEFTITHIRASLGMALSGGERRRVEIARALATNPAFVLLDEPFAGVDPISVGDIKQIIRHLRDRGIGVLITDHNVRETLDICETAYIVSEGHIIASGAPADVLANKQVRDVYLGHEFTI; from the coding sequence ATGCCAACGCTGAGAGCGTTACATCTCGCCAAACAGTACAAGAAGCGCAAAGTCGTACAGGACGTGTCCGTCAGCGTCACCAGCGGTCAGGTCGTTGGTCTTCTGGGACCGAATGGCGCCGGCAAAACCACCTGCTTCTACATGATTGCCGGGCTGGTCCAGGCCGACGCCGGACAGGTTCTGATTGACGGCGAAGACATTACCAGCCTGTCCATGCACGGACGCGCACGCAAGGGTATCGGCTACCTGCCCCAGGAAGCCTCGGTTTTCCGCCGCCTGTCCGTACAGGACAATATTCTGGCCATCCTGGAAACCCGCAAGGACCTGAACCGCAGCCAGCGGCAGGAACAGCTGGAAGCCCTACTGAAGGAGTTCACCATTACCCATATCCGGGCAAGCCTGGGTATGGCCCTCTCCGGTGGTGAGCGCCGCCGGGTGGAAATCGCACGCGCACTGGCCACCAACCCCGCGTTTGTACTGCTGGACGAACCCTTCGCCGGGGTCGACCCCATCTCGGTGGGAGATATCAAGCAGATCATCCGACACTTGCGAGACCGGGGTATCGGCGTTCTGATCACCGATCACAACGTGCGCGAAACCCTGGATATCTGCGAAACCGCCTATATCGTCAGCGAGGGTCACATCATCGCCTCCGGCGCCCCCGCCGATGTACTGGCCAACAAGCAGGTACGCGATGTCTACCTGGGACACGAGTTCACAATTTGA
- the ptsN gene encoding PTS IIA-like nitrogen regulatory protein PtsN has translation MTLEALLSPRLSLCHLAGSSKKKLLLNIAQAISEQYPELDSDTVFNQLVARERLGSTGIGDGVAIPHCRLPGCEKPIGVLCTTSPAVDFDAIDRQPVDLLFALLVPEDSEQEHLDTLAEIAALFSDSRVREKLREADSSDALYALAINSAAAA, from the coding sequence ATGACATTGGAAGCATTACTCTCTCCCCGCCTGAGCCTGTGCCATTTGGCGGGGAGCAGCAAAAAAAAGCTGCTCCTCAATATCGCCCAGGCGATTTCAGAGCAATACCCGGAACTGGACTCCGATACCGTATTCAACCAGCTCGTGGCCCGAGAGCGCCTGGGCTCCACGGGCATCGGTGACGGCGTGGCCATTCCCCACTGCCGTCTGCCGGGCTGCGAAAAGCCGATCGGGGTGCTGTGCACCACATCCCCGGCGGTTGATTTTGATGCCATCGACCGCCAGCCGGTAGACCTGCTGTTTGCCTTGCTGGTACCAGAAGATTCCGAACAGGAACACCTGGATACCCTGGCAGAGATCGCCGCCCTGTTCAGTGACAGTCGCGTGCGCGAAAAGCTGCGTGAGGCGGATTCCAGCGATGCACTCTATGCACTGGCCATCAACAGCGCCGCCGCGGCATAA
- the yjgA gene encoding ribosome biogenesis factor YjgA: MRHSDNVDDYDEFDGDEPKSKTQVKQEMHELQDLGKQLTELNPVQLAEIPLDDDLREAIETMRRIKSNEARRRQLQYIGKLMRKVDTDPIEAVLQKRKEMDQQHLRFDRMAEDWRGRLLEQGNEAQSAFFDAYPNADHQQLRSLIREAKKEISHNKPPSSQRKLFRYLRDFFMQEA, from the coding sequence ATGCGCCATTCTGACAACGTTGACGACTACGATGAATTTGACGGGGACGAGCCCAAGAGCAAAACCCAGGTCAAACAGGAAATGCACGAGCTGCAGGATCTGGGCAAACAACTGACCGAGCTGAACCCCGTCCAACTGGCGGAAATACCGCTGGATGACGATCTGCGCGAGGCCATCGAGACCATGCGCCGGATCAAATCCAATGAGGCACGCCGCCGGCAGTTGCAGTACATCGGCAAGCTGATGCGCAAGGTGGATACGGATCCGATTGAGGCGGTGCTGCAAAAGCGCAAGGAGATGGATCAACAACACCTGCGTTTTGATCGCATGGCGGAAGACTGGCGCGGGCGGTTACTGGAACAGGGCAATGAGGCCCAGAGTGCATTTTTTGATGCCTACCCCAACGCAGATCACCAGCAGTTGCGCTCTTTGATTCGCGAAGCGAAAAAGGAAATTTCCCACAACAAACCGCCTTCCAGCCAGCGCAAGCTGTTCCGTTATCTGCGGGACTTTTTTATGCAGGAGGCGTAA
- a CDS encoding HPr family phosphocarrier protein has translation MQKSRITIINKLGLHARAASKLAQTSARFSSEVKVLCQGKSVDGKSVMALMLLAAGKGVELELEIDGRDEEAAHEAICTLINDRFGEGE, from the coding sequence ATGCAAAAAAGCCGCATCACCATCATCAATAAACTCGGTCTGCACGCCCGCGCCGCAAGCAAACTGGCACAGACCAGCGCACGCTTCTCCTCTGAAGTGAAAGTGTTATGCCAGGGGAAGTCCGTGGACGGCAAAAGCGTGATGGCACTGATGCTGCTGGCGGCCGGAAAAGGCGTCGAGCTGGAACTGGAGATCGATGGCCGCGATGAAGAAGCCGCGCACGAGGCAATCTGCACGCTGATCAACGACCGCTTTGGCGAGGGTGAGTAA
- the hpf gene encoding ribosome hibernation-promoting factor, HPF/YfiA family has translation MQINISGHHVEVTPAIRDYCLNKLDKLSRHHDLITNTEVILSVEKLIQKAEARVHVNGKDVFADSESEDMYAAIDGLTDKLDRQLLRHKEKLRSHR, from the coding sequence ATGCAGATCAATATCAGTGGCCACCATGTGGAAGTCACACCGGCCATTCGCGATTACTGCCTGAACAAACTGGACAAACTCTCCCGCCACCACGATCTGATCACCAATACCGAGGTGATTCTGTCTGTTGAGAAACTTATCCAGAAAGCCGAGGCCCGTGTACACGTGAACGGCAAGGATGTGTTTGCAGACTCGGAGTCAGAAGACATGTACGCTGCGATCGATGGCCTCACCGATAAACTGGACCGACAGCTTCTCAGACACAAAGAAAAGTTACGCAGTCACCGTTAG
- the rapZ gene encoding RNase adapter RapZ, protein MRLVIISGRSGSGKSSALQLLEDVGFNCIDNLPASLLPELVRRVSEEPQQENREIQLALGIDARNLWHDVNKAPKVIRELRESGVDCDVVYLDARSPVLVQRFSETRRKHPLSDSRTHLLEALNREKEMLAPLASMADLVVDTSSLSLHQLRDQIKSRVVGKDSPGMAILFQSFGFKHGVPVDADLVFDLRCLPNPYWVEELRNKTGMDPEVAEFLRSHEETEAMQRDITHFLERWLPSYQQSNRSYTCVAIGCTGGRHRSVYMVEQLAKTFASQFKNIQIRHREQQK, encoded by the coding sequence ATGCGTCTGGTCATAATCAGTGGTCGCTCGGGCTCCGGTAAAAGCTCAGCCCTGCAACTGCTGGAAGATGTCGGCTTCAATTGTATCGACAACCTTCCCGCCAGCCTGCTGCCGGAACTGGTCAGGCGTGTCTCCGAGGAGCCGCAGCAGGAAAACCGGGAAATCCAGCTCGCGCTCGGTATCGATGCCCGCAACCTGTGGCACGATGTCAACAAGGCCCCCAAGGTCATCCGCGAACTTCGTGAAAGTGGCGTCGACTGCGACGTAGTGTATCTGGACGCCCGCTCCCCGGTGCTGGTACAGCGTTTCAGCGAAACCCGCCGCAAACACCCACTGTCAGACAGCCGCACCCATTTGCTGGAAGCCCTCAACCGCGAGAAAGAGATGCTGGCACCGCTGGCGTCCATGGCCGACCTGGTAGTAGATACCAGCAGCCTCAGCCTGCACCAGCTGCGCGACCAGATAAAATCCCGGGTGGTGGGTAAAGACTCCCCCGGCATGGCCATTCTGTTCCAGTCGTTTGGCTTCAAACACGGCGTGCCGGTAGACGCAGACCTGGTGTTCGATCTGCGCTGCCTGCCCAACCCCTACTGGGTAGAGGAGCTGCGCAACAAAACCGGTATGGACCCGGAGGTAGCGGAGTTTCTGCGCTCCCACGAAGAGACCGAAGCCATGCAACGGGATATCACCCATTTTCTGGAGCGCTGGCTGCCGTCATACCAGCAGAGCAATCGCAGTTACACCTGCGTCGCCATCGGCTGCACCGGCGGCCGGCATCGCTCGGTCTATATGGTGGAGCAGCTCGCGAAGACCTTTGCCAGCCAGTTCAAAAACATACAGATTCGCCACCGCGAGCAACAGAAATAG
- the mgtE gene encoding magnesium transporter — protein MPNNAPTDIEFRTQSQLGELYAALDSGTGREVQRMLHTLSPQNIAELLESSPPRIRQLLWKLIDSDVEGEVLQELPDEVQAQILATMDTDEMVAVMEGLDADDVADLLQQLPERVMGEVLSAMSENDRQRVERVLPYDEETAGGLMDTDTVSVRPNLPLEVVLRYLRRHERLPESTDSLFVVNRRDQFIGLLPLTKLLTSSPNATVREVMTTDVKPIPADMPDAEVAQLFAKYDWITAPVVDGEDRLLGRITIDDVVDVIREDADHSLMSLAGLDEEEDTFAPIIRTAPRRAVWLGINLLTALLASWVINLFQGTIDKVVALAVLMPIVASMGGVAGSQTLTVVIRGMALGQIGRSNLRWLLSRELGTGALNGILWSAVMGGIAALWFGDWRIAVIIIAAMLINLITAAVAGAILPVVLRALRIDPALAGGVALTTVTDVVGFLSFLGLATWFFA, from the coding sequence GTGCCCAACAACGCTCCCACCGACATCGAGTTCCGCACCCAGAGCCAACTGGGGGAACTCTATGCGGCCCTGGACAGCGGCACCGGACGTGAAGTGCAGCGCATGCTGCACACCCTGTCCCCGCAGAATATCGCCGAGTTGCTGGAAAGTTCACCGCCACGTATTCGCCAGCTACTGTGGAAGCTGATCGATAGCGACGTTGAGGGGGAAGTACTCCAGGAGCTGCCGGACGAAGTACAGGCACAGATCCTCGCCACCATGGACACCGATGAAATGGTGGCGGTGATGGAAGGGCTCGACGCCGACGACGTGGCAGACCTGCTGCAGCAGCTGCCCGAGCGGGTGATGGGCGAAGTGCTCTCCGCCATGAGCGAAAACGACCGCCAGCGAGTAGAGCGCGTCCTGCCTTACGATGAAGAGACCGCTGGCGGCCTGATGGACACGGATACCGTATCCGTGCGACCCAATCTGCCGCTGGAAGTGGTACTGCGCTATCTGCGCCGCCACGAGCGGCTTCCGGAATCCACCGACAGCCTGTTTGTGGTCAACCGGCGCGATCAGTTTATCGGCCTGCTGCCCCTGACCAAACTGCTCACCTCCTCACCCAATGCCACGGTGCGCGAAGTGATGACCACGGATGTAAAGCCGATCCCCGCAGATATGCCGGATGCGGAAGTGGCACAGCTGTTTGCCAAGTACGACTGGATCACCGCGCCGGTGGTAGACGGTGAAGACCGGCTGCTGGGACGGATCACCATTGATGACGTGGTGGACGTCATCCGCGAAGATGCGGATCACTCGCTGATGAGTCTAGCTGGCCTCGACGAGGAAGAAGACACCTTTGCGCCGATCATCCGCACAGCGCCACGGCGCGCTGTCTGGCTCGGCATCAACCTGCTTACGGCACTGCTCGCGTCCTGGGTCATCAACCTGTTCCAGGGCACCATCGACAAGGTGGTGGCGCTGGCGGTGCTGATGCCGATTGTAGCCAGTATGGGGGGCGTAGCAGGCAGCCAGACCCTGACGGTGGTGATCCGCGGTATGGCTCTGGGGCAGATCGGGCGCAGCAATCTGCGCTGGCTGCTGTCCCGGGAGCTGGGGACCGGTGCCCTGAACGGTATCCTGTGGTCTGCGGTTATGGGGGGCATTGCCGCGCTGTGGTTTGGGGATTGGCGCATTGCGGTGATTATCATTGCCGCGATGCTGATCAATCTGATTACCGCGGCGGTGGCCGGCGCGATACTACCGGTAGTATTGCGCGCGCTGCGCATTGATCCGGCCCTGGCCGGCGGGGTCGCGCTAACCACGGTGACCGATGTAGTGGGCTTTCTGTCCTTTCTCGGCCTGGCGACCTGGTTTTTTGCCTGA
- a CDS encoding RNA polymerase factor sigma-54, which produces MKQSLQLKLGTQLTMTPQLQQAIRLLQLSTLDLQQEIQSALDSNPLLESEQDDHGSEAEPQQQNQQQAEPQNNGQDSAGERSESTADSANGTDGADGDWSSEIPDDLPVDTHWDDIYTSSSSYTGEGDELSLDQRNAVSESLRDHLQWQLNLTALSDADKQIGELLIDAISTSGFLEIPTEELAAAQQVDEDEVLAVLKTIQQFEPVGCGARDLRESLLLQLQQLPDHTPWLPQALIVVEQYLDLLGKRDFRQLSRRTRLSEAQLGEVMRLIQTLTPYPGEAFGGEEPHYVVPDVIVSRKQQRWVVELNPETTPKLRINDTYAALIKRADNSSENNYLRDNLQEARWFLKSLQSRHETLLKVASCIVEKQQGFFEQGPEAMKPMVLANVAETIGMHESTISRVTTQKYMLTPRGVFELKYFFSSHVSTDSGEDASSTAIRALIRKLIDAEPPRKPLSDNKITQELDTQGIKVARRTVAKYRESMGIPSSSDRKRLV; this is translated from the coding sequence ATGAAGCAGTCACTCCAGTTAAAACTCGGCACCCAGCTGACCATGACGCCCCAGCTGCAACAGGCCATTCGCCTGCTGCAGCTGTCGACGCTGGATCTACAACAGGAGATCCAGTCCGCGCTCGACAGCAATCCGCTCCTGGAATCCGAACAGGATGATCACGGCAGTGAAGCCGAACCCCAGCAACAGAACCAGCAGCAGGCCGAACCCCAGAACAACGGACAGGACAGCGCCGGCGAACGCAGCGAATCCACTGCCGATAGCGCCAATGGTACCGATGGTGCCGACGGCGACTGGAGCAGCGAAATTCCCGATGACCTGCCGGTGGACACCCACTGGGACGACATCTACACCAGCAGTTCCAGCTACACCGGTGAAGGCGACGAACTGTCACTGGACCAGCGCAATGCGGTCTCGGAGAGCCTGCGGGACCACCTCCAATGGCAACTGAACCTCACCGCACTGTCCGATGCCGACAAACAGATCGGTGAGTTGCTGATCGACGCCATCTCAACCAGCGGCTTTCTGGAGATCCCGACCGAAGAACTGGCCGCCGCCCAACAGGTGGACGAGGATGAAGTTCTCGCGGTCCTGAAAACCATTCAGCAATTCGAACCGGTCGGCTGTGGCGCCCGCGACCTGCGCGAAAGCCTGTTATTACAGCTGCAACAACTGCCGGATCACACCCCCTGGTTGCCCCAGGCGTTGATCGTAGTGGAGCAATACCTGGATCTGCTGGGCAAGCGCGACTTCCGCCAGCTGAGCCGGCGTACCCGCCTGAGCGAAGCGCAACTGGGCGAGGTCATGCGCCTGATCCAGACCCTGACCCCTTATCCCGGTGAGGCCTTTGGTGGCGAGGAGCCACATTACGTGGTGCCGGACGTAATCGTCAGCCGTAAACAGCAGCGCTGGGTAGTGGAACTGAACCCTGAAACCACCCCCAAGCTGCGTATCAATGACACCTATGCTGCGCTGATCAAACGCGCTGACAACTCCAGCGAGAACAATTACCTGCGTGACAATCTGCAGGAGGCGCGCTGGTTTCTGAAAAGCCTGCAGAGCCGCCACGAGACCCTGCTCAAAGTGGCCAGCTGCATTGTAGAAAAACAACAGGGCTTTTTTGAACAGGGACCGGAAGCAATGAAACCCATGGTGCTGGCCAATGTGGCAGAAACCATCGGCATGCACGAATCCACCATTTCCCGGGTCACCACCCAGAAGTACATGCTCACTCCCCGGGGGGTGTTTGAGCTCAAGTACTTCTTTTCCAGCCACGTAAGTACCGACTCCGGCGAGGACGCCTCCTCCACCGCCATTCGCGCACTGATCCGCAAGCTCATCGATGCCGAACCGCCGCGCAAACCCCTGTCGGACAACAAGATCACCCAGGAGCTGGACACCCAGGGCATCAAGGTCGCTCGCCGCACCGTGGCCAAGTATCGGGAGTCCATGGGCATTCCTTCCTCCAGCGACAGAAAACGGCTGGTTTAG